One genomic segment of Sphingobacteriales bacterium includes these proteins:
- a CDS encoding COX15/CtaA family protein, which translates to MLGVFSFFAATRRLDRQNMRRFVWLLLLYAAQGLLGWLMVKSGLSENPYVSHYRLTAHLLAALSLFAFMLWWVVELLLNNDDKSQQKINAPALRRLAWGLSALILLQIIFGGFMSGLKAAGWYATWPQMNGQWIPDNLLREDLSFFSNFGENRTTIQFTHRILGYLVFIATLWYYIKVRHLRGNVYFEKWIHALPLIVSVQVLLGIITLLTASGDRVSVLWGVLHQAGGLTLLNMMLFLNFQYRSKPQ; encoded by the coding sequence TTGTTGGGCGTATTTTCTTTTTTTGCTGCCACCCGCCGCTTAGACCGTCAAAATATGCGGCGTTTTGTGTGGCTGCTGTTGTTGTATGCCGCACAGGGTTTATTGGGGTGGCTGATGGTAAAAAGCGGTTTGTCCGAAAATCCTTATGTAAGTCATTATCGCCTTACGGCGCATTTGCTGGCGGCTTTGTCGTTGTTTGCTTTTATGCTGTGGTGGGTGGTGGAGTTGTTGCTGAACAATGACGACAAGTCGCAACAAAAAATAAATGCTCCCGCCCTGCGCCGCCTCGCTTGGGGGCTGAGTGCTTTGATACTGCTGCAAATTATTTTTGGCGGTTTTATGTCGGGGCTGAAAGCGGCGGGTTGGTATGCCACCTGGCCACAGATGAACGGGCAATGGATACCGGATAATTTGTTGCGCGAAGACCTTTCTTTTTTCTCAAATTTTGGCGAAAACCGCACCACCATTCAATTTACACACCGCATATTAGGATATTTGGTATTTATTGCTACGCTGTGGTATTATATAAAGGTACGCCACCTGCGCGGCAACGTGTATTTTGAAAAATGGATACATGCTTTGCCTTTGATAGTGTCGGTACAGGTGTTGCTGGGCATTATTACTTTGCTCACGGCTTCCGGCGACCGTGTGTCGGTGCTGTGGGGGGTGTTGCATCAGGCGGGCGGGCTTACTTTGCTCAATATGATGTTGTTTTTAAATTTTCAATATCGCAGCAAGCCGCAATAA
- a CDS encoding GNAT family N-acetyltransferase, which produces MFWNIGSLPLRSATTPLCLQAATLRHVSVIFALVQENREYLRTWLPWVDANQKPADTYRFLKNARNSTLSDDRKDIFEIRYENQLVGLIDLHDYNLPQQSVAIGYWLAEAWQGRGIVSNACTLLIGYAFKKDKNLEKVFIRCALGNLKSRHVPERLGFEYIGFDTEKHIINGREHTMGVYCMERKNWKKNDT; this is translated from the coding sequence ATGTTTTGGAATATCGGTTCATTGCCTTTGCGTTCTGCTACAACTCCGCTTTGTTTGCAGGCTGCTACCTTGCGGCATGTTTCTGTCATTTTTGCCTTAGTGCAAGAAAATCGCGAGTATTTGCGCACTTGGCTGCCTTGGGTAGATGCCAACCAAAAACCCGCCGACACCTACCGTTTTTTGAAAAACGCCCGCAACAGCACTTTATCTGACGACCGAAAAGACATTTTTGAAATCCGCTACGAAAACCAATTGGTAGGTTTGATAGATTTACACGACTACAATCTCCCGCAACAATCGGTGGCTATCGGGTATTGGTTGGCGGAGGCGTGGCAGGGCAGAGGTATTGTAAGCAATGCTTGCACTTTGCTCATCGGCTACGCTTTTAAAAAGGATAAAAACTTAGAAAAAGTATTCATTCGTTGTGCGCTGGGCAACCTGAAAAGTCGCCATGTGCCGGAGCGTTTGGGCTTTGAATACATCGGTTTTGATACAGAGAAACATATCATCAACGGCAGAGAACATACGATGGGAGTATATTGTATGGAAAGGAAAAACTGGAAAAAAAACGATACATGA
- a CDS encoding COX15/CtaA family protein produces MRPHHRNQLGFLLITALIIIVIQVLLGAITRLTGSGLSITRWDIVTGTLPPLNATAWNETFVLYQQSPQYKLLNSTMSLADFKFIFFGSGCTVYGGASGLYFCWAYFLFLLPPAA; encoded by the coding sequence ATGCGTCCTCATCACAGAAATCAACTCGGTTTTTTGCTCATTACTGCACTGATAATTATTGTTATTCAGGTATTGTTGGGAGCTATCACACGGCTCACCGGCTCTGGTTTGTCCATTACACGTTGGGATATTGTTACGGGCACACTGCCGCCACTCAATGCCACCGCTTGGAATGAGACTTTTGTGCTGTATCAGCAATCGCCGCAATACAAACTACTCAACAGCACCATGAGCCTCGCCGACTTCAAATTTATATTTTTTGGGAGTGGCTGCACCGTTTATGGGGGCGCATCGGGTTTATATTTTTGTTGGGCGTATTTTCTTTTTTTGCTGCCACCCGCCGCTTAG